A window of the Pseudomonas fluorescens genome harbors these coding sequences:
- a CDS encoding MmgE/PrpD family protein, producing the protein MSLYEFCRDFDFLQAPAKTREILQNSLLDIVGVMAGAASNDTSVALRRFAISHYPAGEYGSRLLFDGQRVNLLGAGWAGGFSADSLDAHEGHFRSKGHAGATVVPALLALADAMHHQGKNVSGHELLTALCIGYETGLRAGTALMATSPTYHASGGFSAIGVVCAGARLLGFDEPTFRHALGIAEYFSARCPMMRLIAFPTMLRDAHGSGAFVGLNALLMAKEGVTGAPAETVEDASVAEHWLDLGQRWEIDSQYFKPWPVCRWAQPALTAMLQLQQDHPALNAEVIETIRVETFYESMCLQGHTPADADQAQYALAFPLAALIVRGKLGPDEVTGESIHAADIRALSARIEIVEAADISARFPNEILSRVTVTLKNGNVLVSPITAARGDPETALSREELEQKFDLFASSLGHERSLAVKRAIRNLDQSASAIATLEPIFGRPHP; encoded by the coding sequence ATGTCACTCTACGAATTCTGCCGCGACTTTGATTTCCTCCAGGCCCCGGCCAAGACCCGGGAGATCCTGCAAAACAGCCTGCTGGATATCGTCGGCGTCATGGCCGGTGCCGCGTCCAATGACACCAGTGTGGCGCTACGCCGTTTCGCCATTTCCCATTACCCCGCCGGCGAGTACGGCAGCCGTCTGTTGTTCGACGGTCAGCGTGTGAACCTGCTGGGCGCAGGTTGGGCCGGCGGTTTTTCCGCCGACAGCCTCGATGCCCACGAAGGTCATTTCCGATCCAAGGGCCACGCCGGCGCGACCGTGGTGCCGGCCCTGCTCGCCCTCGCTGATGCCATGCATCACCAAGGCAAAAACGTCAGCGGGCATGAGCTGTTGACTGCGTTGTGCATCGGCTATGAAACCGGACTGCGCGCCGGAACGGCGCTGATGGCGACCTCCCCGACCTACCACGCATCCGGCGGCTTTTCGGCGATTGGCGTGGTCTGCGCCGGCGCCCGTTTGCTGGGTTTTGACGAGCCGACCTTTCGCCACGCCCTGGGCATCGCCGAGTACTTCAGCGCCCGTTGCCCGATGATGCGCCTGATCGCGTTTCCGACCATGTTGCGCGACGCCCACGGCAGCGGCGCTTTTGTCGGGTTGAATGCGCTGTTGATGGCCAAGGAAGGCGTGACCGGCGCGCCGGCGGAAACCGTCGAGGATGCTTCGGTCGCCGAGCACTGGCTCGACCTTGGACAGCGTTGGGAAATCGACAGCCAGTATTTCAAACCCTGGCCGGTGTGCCGCTGGGCGCAACCGGCGCTGACCGCGATGCTGCAACTGCAACAGGATCATCCTGCGCTCAACGCCGAGGTGATCGAGACCATCCGCGTCGAGACCTTCTACGAATCGATGTGCCTGCAAGGTCACACCCCGGCGGATGCCGATCAGGCGCAATACGCCCTGGCGTTTCCGCTGGCGGCGCTGATCGTCAGGGGCAAACTCGGGCCGGACGAAGTCACCGGCGAATCGATCCACGCCGCCGACATTCGCGCCTTGAGCGCACGCATCGAGATCGTCGAGGCGGCCGATATTTCCGCGCGATTCCCCAATGAAATTCTCTCGCGCGTCACCGTCACCCTGAAAAACGGCAACGTGCTCGTCAGCCCGATCACCGCCGCACGCGGCGATCCCGAAACGGCCCTGAGCCGCGAAGAACTGGAGCAGAAATTCGACCTGTTCGCCTCAAGCCTCGGCCATGAACGCAGCCTCGCGGTGAAACGGGCGATTCGCAATCTGGACCAGTCTGCGTCGGCCATCGCCACGCTTGAGCCGATCTTCGGACGCCCTCACCCATAA
- a CDS encoding quaternary amine ABC transporter ATP-binding protein: protein MTRSDEIICVKNVYKVFGTQPALAMKLIEEGASKAEVFKKTGQAIGVFDANFSVKRGEIFVIMGLSGSGKSTMVRLFNRLIEPTSGSIFLNGREITGLGDKDLLQVRRKDMGMVFQSFALMPHMSVIDNVSFGLEISGVSEKERYCRAMGALEQVGLSGQEMCFPHQLSGGMQQRVGLARALANDPAILLMDEAFSALDPMIRSEMQGELIKLQAEQDRTIIFISHDIEEAVRIGHRIAIMEGGRVVQIGTPRELLCNPVNKYVRDFFNGFDTSRILRAGDIAQADSGIVYEPGRQTPIKADASLREIFHLVAASSTPMPVVDEVGLYKGSISQGHLLSCLGNS from the coding sequence ATGACTCGCTCCGACGAAATAATTTGCGTAAAGAATGTTTATAAAGTCTTCGGTACTCAGCCAGCACTGGCCATGAAGTTGATCGAAGAAGGCGCATCGAAAGCGGAAGTTTTCAAAAAGACCGGCCAGGCCATCGGTGTATTCGATGCCAACTTCTCGGTCAAGCGCGGCGAGATCTTTGTCATCATGGGTTTGTCTGGTTCCGGCAAATCGACCATGGTCCGACTGTTCAATCGCCTGATCGAACCGACCTCCGGCAGCATCTTTCTCAATGGCCGGGAAATCACCGGCCTGGGCGACAAGGACCTGTTGCAGGTGCGCCGCAAAGACATGGGCATGGTGTTCCAGTCGTTTGCCCTGATGCCGCACATGAGCGTCATCGACAACGTCAGCTTCGGCCTGGAAATCAGTGGTGTCAGCGAAAAGGAACGCTACTGCCGGGCCATGGGCGCCCTTGAGCAAGTCGGGCTTTCCGGGCAGGAAATGTGCTTCCCTCATCAGCTCTCCGGCGGCATGCAGCAACGGGTCGGCCTGGCCCGCGCCCTGGCCAACGATCCAGCCATCCTGCTGATGGATGAAGCGTTCTCCGCGCTCGATCCGATGATCCGCAGCGAAATGCAGGGCGAGCTGATCAAGCTTCAGGCCGAGCAGGATCGCACCATCATTTTCATCTCCCACGACATTGAAGAAGCCGTCCGCATCGGTCACCGCATTGCGATCATGGAGGGCGGGCGCGTGGTGCAGATCGGCACGCCGCGTGAGCTGCTGTGCAACCCGGTGAACAAATATGTGCGGGACTTCTTCAACGGTTTCGACACCAGCCGCATATTGCGCGCCGGCGATATCGCACAAGCCGATTCGGGCATTGTTTATGAGCCGGGTCGTCAAACTCCGATAAAGGCTGACGCTTCCTTGCGCGAGATCTTTCATCTAGTTGCGGCATCTTCAACACCGATGCCGGTAGTGGATGAAGTTGGACTTTATAAAGGCTCGATCTCACAGGGGCACCTATTAAGTTGCCTGGGTAATAGCTGA
- the proW gene encoding glycine betaine/L-proline ABC transporter permease ProW: MSDFNFLDPFQSLNIPLGSWVETALKYLVHNFRDVFRSIRWPVDQVLDGVQWGLLSLPPTVFIIIAGLISWQIGGKRIAIFSVATLTGLGLIGVWNDAMVTLALVLTSLLFCAVIGIPLGILCARSDRTEMVIRPVLDAMQTLPAFVYLVPVVMLFGIGNVPGVIVTIIFSVAPLVRLTNLGIRQVPADKVEAARAFGCTPMQMLMKVQLPLAAPTMMAGLNQTLMLSLSMVVVASMISVGGLGLMVLSGIGRLDMGLASVGGAGLVLLAVFLDRLTQAMGERSSDLATGQRWYESGPVGLVMKLKKKKNVARAVIN; the protein is encoded by the coding sequence ATGTCCGACTTTAACTTTCTGGATCCCTTCCAGAGTTTGAATATTCCGCTGGGATCGTGGGTTGAAACCGCCCTTAAATACCTGGTGCATAACTTCCGGGATGTCTTCCGCTCGATTCGCTGGCCGGTCGATCAGGTGCTCGACGGCGTCCAGTGGGGGCTGCTTTCGTTGCCGCCGACGGTGTTCATCATCATCGCCGGGTTGATCAGCTGGCAGATTGGCGGCAAACGCATCGCGATCTTCAGCGTGGCGACTCTGACCGGGCTCGGACTGATCGGCGTATGGAACGACGCGATGGTCACCCTGGCACTGGTGCTGACCTCGCTGTTGTTCTGCGCGGTGATCGGGATTCCGCTGGGCATTCTCTGCGCCCGCAGCGACCGCACGGAAATGGTCATCCGCCCGGTGCTCGATGCCATGCAGACCCTGCCGGCGTTCGTCTACCTGGTGCCGGTGGTGATGCTGTTCGGCATCGGCAATGTGCCCGGTGTGATCGTCACGATCATCTTTTCCGTCGCGCCGCTGGTGCGCCTGACCAACCTCGGCATCCGTCAGGTGCCGGCGGACAAGGTCGAGGCGGCGCGGGCCTTTGGCTGCACACCGATGCAGATGCTGATGAAGGTTCAATTGCCGCTGGCCGCGCCGACCATGATGGCCGGCTTGAACCAGACGCTGATGCTGTCGCTGTCGATGGTGGTGGTCGCCTCGATGATTTCGGTCGGCGGGCTGGGGCTGATGGTGCTCAGCGGCATCGGTCGCCTCGACATGGGCCTGGCCAGTGTCGGCGGAGCAGGGCTGGTGTTGCTGGCGGTGTTCCTCGATCGCCTGACCCAGGCCATGGGTGAACGCAGCAGCGATCTGGCCACCGGGCAGCGCTGGTATGAGAGCGGGCCGGTCGGCCTGGTCATGAAGTTGAAGAAAAAGAAGAACGTTGCTCGTGCGGTCATTAACTGA
- a CDS encoding LysR family transcriptional regulator → MTKHVDPDTILLKMPSLRAVKAFVAAAKYQSFTRAAEALCVSQAAISRQIRELESYLGAQLFTRVGRAVELTSAGALFFDAAQLSFVNIAQAAERIRSSQSVKKVLTICCSPAFSALWLSNHLPEFFAQSEGIELNLITTQNFLTMEPGVQPDVFITKISRIREGYRSYPLCHDLIYPVCTPQYLEQHPEISTIEGVRDSALLNLSPYGRSQVAEHVDWGVWLAFQAIDIDDRPATSPQIFNANDYNLLISMVLTHQGIALGWNHLVAPLVQQGLLVRPIEQEVQLRNSWHYLACRENADNEDSLRRFREWILSKFPRR, encoded by the coding sequence ATGACCAAGCATGTCGACCCCGACACTATCTTGCTGAAGATGCCGTCCTTGAGGGCCGTAAAGGCATTTGTCGCGGCCGCGAAGTACCAGAGTTTCACCCGCGCCGCCGAAGCATTGTGCGTTTCCCAGGCCGCGATCAGCCGGCAGATCCGCGAACTGGAAAGCTACCTGGGCGCGCAGTTGTTCACCCGCGTCGGACGCGCCGTCGAGCTCACCTCGGCGGGTGCGCTGTTTTTCGATGCCGCGCAGCTGTCATTCGTCAACATCGCCCAGGCCGCCGAGCGCATCCGCAGCAGTCAGTCGGTCAAGAAGGTGCTGACCATCTGCTGCTCCCCGGCGTTCTCTGCGCTGTGGCTGTCGAATCATCTGCCCGAGTTCTTCGCCCAGAGCGAAGGCATCGAGCTGAACCTGATCACCACCCAGAACTTCCTGACCATGGAACCGGGCGTGCAGCCCGACGTGTTCATCACCAAGATTTCGCGCATCCGCGAAGGCTATCGCAGCTACCCGTTGTGCCATGACCTGATCTACCCGGTGTGCACGCCGCAGTATCTGGAGCAGCATCCGGAGATTTCAACCATCGAGGGTGTGCGCGATTCGGCCCTGCTCAACCTCAGCCCCTACGGGCGCTCGCAAGTCGCCGAGCATGTTGACTGGGGCGTGTGGCTGGCGTTTCAGGCCATCGATATCGATGACCGCCCGGCAACCAGTCCGCAGATTTTCAATGCCAACGACTACAACCTGCTGATCAGCATGGTGCTCACCCATCAAGGCATCGCGCTGGGCTGGAATCATCTGGTCGCACCGCTGGTGCAACAGGGCTTGCTGGTGCGCCCGATCGAACAGGAAGTCCAGTTGCGCAACAGCTGGCACTACCTGGCCTGCCGGGAAAATGCGGACAACGAAGACTCCTTGCGCCGGTTTCGTGAGTGGATCCTGTCGAAGTTTCCCCGTCGTTAG